One window of the Bos mutus isolate GX-2022 chromosome X, NWIPB_WYAK_1.1, whole genome shotgun sequence genome contains the following:
- the MAP7D3 gene encoding MAP7 domain-containing protein 3 isoform X3, whose translation MAERAGGGTSLRGLRERMVAAANAIAEERRSQGSFSSLPSQPSNIKSPFKPVIDGSVLKNDIKQRLAKERREEKKRQDDANKETQLLEKERKSKIVYEKQMEEKQRKLREQKEKDEQRRISAEKKRNEMLEEEREKFKAVLHRTLERSSRVDRQKRWSWAGYTTVNSQNKTVNKHSTSTEKLEQGTCGLHRQMSSTGLQNSVAKKTPEKRRSSSLNRRCSRLHSSTETEQVEEKRPGIHSVIQYVNIPLLRQSSDELKSTIVPRQSTAVMPFQEKVEIPSKTSVGVAPKASVEVPPEVSVEALTKASLDESPQVNVEAPPEVSVEAFPEESMKKHPKVSVETFLEASMKEHPGVNVEALAEESMKEHPKVRVDALLEVSMKEHPAVSVEALPEESMKEHPEVSVEALVEASMKEHPAVNVEALAEASMKEHPKVSVDSLPEVSTEEHPKVSVEALPEVNMEGPCANVETSPETSEDLSLEAHVGPSPEVSMDSSPDVSVNPSPEVSMDSSQEVSTEASSEASVDISPEASMVTLPEESVETSPEESVEAFSAASMDALPEGSVEVLPKETTKGPSEASVEAPLETSPEVTVEISSKKSEMDEQPSNPITKKRIPPSQIPCYRWSSSPTRRWRPPSPISASRQIQKNCPPSPSPGTSKQSTQFCFSYKVIPTQRTVFAQNALGTMGMKSKAVSNTINNSEAASQKDMVCEESGNKGTPGPKNAEEATKILAEKRRLAREQKEKEERLQKEMEQRKMKDVAKKVDEGQEDEFSEFGDGQQPKEMKKRESQEQEDQKVELQKSDAKIKAQEEADKRKKEHERIMLQNLQERLERKKRIEEIMKRTRKPDSNASKATETLSSDAYEEDEADDEDESESDSDSFDDVHPSATINGMDSSPKPKTHVKNVKNTSKFLDVTSSHIHKETKAFLNTDMKTFRQKGVKDPLNQTKSTRSSTKRPTNRAAKTGKAETSSTMRPSRSSHSEVQKWVCDRIINFSRETEPPVSSFPPKSPKLQLRGSVTSCLSHQPPIDNKNRSKSVPAPSDM comes from the exons ATGGCGGAGCGCGCCGGCGGCGGCACATCCTTGAGGGGACTGCGCGAACGGATGG ttgctgctgctaatgCCATTGCTGAAGAAAGACGAAGTCAAGGAAGCTTTAGTTCTCTTCCGTCCCAGCCTTCAAATATAAAATCACCATTTAAGCCAG taatagaTGGCTCTGTGCttaaaaatgacataaaacaaAGATTAGCAAAGGAgcggagagaagagaaaaaaagacaagatgatg CTAATAAAGAGACACAGctacttgaaaaagaaagaaagtctaaGATTGTATATGAAAAACAGATGGAAGAAAAACAGCGAAAGCTGagggaacagaaagaaaaggatgaaCAACGGAGAATATctgcagaaaaaaagagaaacgaAATGTTAGAGGAAGAACGg gaaaaattcAAAGCCGTCCTTCATCGTACACTGGAAAGGAGCAGCCGCGTTGACCGTCAAAAAAGATGGTCATGGGCAGGCTATACAACAGTAAATTCCCAAAATAAGACCG TCAACAAACATTCTACATCTACTGAAAAGCTTGAGCAGGGGACTTGTGGATTACATAGACAAATGTCATCTACTGGTCTTCAAAATTCTGTTGCCAAGA AAACACCAGAAAAGAGACGAAGTTCATCTTTGAATAGAAGATGTAGCAGACTGCATTCATCTACAGAAACAGAACAAGTAGAAGAAAAACGACCTG GCATCCACAGTGTAATCCAGTATGTAAACATCCCCCTGCTTAGGCAGAGCAGTGATGAATTGAAGAGTACCATAGTGCCTCGCCAGTCAACAGCGGTGATGCCTTTCCAGGAGAAGGTAGAAATACCTTCCAAGACTAGTGTGGGAGTGGCCCCCAAGGCAAGTGTGGAAGTGCCCCCTGAGGTGAGCGTTGAAGCACTCACCAAGGCAAGCTTGGATGAATCCCCCCAGGTGAACGTGGAAGCACCCCCTGAAGTGAGTGTGGAAGCGTTCCCAGAGGAGAGCATGAAAAAACACCCCAAGGTGAGTGTGGAAACATTCCTGGAGGCAAGCATGAAAGAACACCCTGGAGTGAATGTGGAAGCACTCGCAGAGGAGAGCATGAAAGAACACCCTAAGGTGAGAGTGGATGCACTCCTAGAGGTGAGCATGAAAGAACACCCTGCAGTGAGTGTGGAAGCACTCCCAGAGGAGAGCATGAAAGAACACCCTGAGGTGAGCGTGGAAGCACTCGTGGAGGCGAGCATGAAAGAACACCCTGCAGTGAATGTGGAAGCACTCGCGGAGGCGAGCATGAAAGAACACCCTAAGGTGAGCGTGGATTCACTCCCAGAGGTAAGCACAGAAGAACACCCCAAGGTGAGTGTGGAAGCACTACCAGAAGTGAACATGGAAGGACCCTGTGCAAATGTGGAAACATCACCTGAGACCAGTGAGGACCTATCCCTTGAAGCGCATGTGGGTCCATCCCCGGAGGTGAGCATGGACTCATCCCCAGATGTGAGTGTGAACCCATCTCCTGAAGTGAGCATGGACTCGTCCCAGGAGGTGAGCACGGAAGCATCATCTGAAGCTAGTGTGGACATATCTCCCGAGGCGAGCATGGTAACACTCCCCGAGGAGAGTGTGGAAACATCCCCTGAGGAGAGTGTAGAAGCGTTCTCAGCGGCAAGCATGGATGCACTCCCAGAGGGGAGTGTGGAGGTGCTCCCCAAGGAGACCACGAAAGGGCCTTCTGAGGCAAGTGTGGAGGCACCCCTGGAGACCTCCCCTGAGGTGACCGTGGAAATATCTTCCAAG AAATCAGAAATGGACGAACAGCCCTCAAACCCTATTACCAAGAAGCGCATACCACCATCGCAGATACCGTGTTATAGATGGTCATCATCTCCTACAAGAAGGTGGCGTCCACCATCTCCCATCAGTGCTAG TAGGCAAATTCAAAAGAATTGCCCCCCGTCACCTTCACCCGGCACGTCAAAACAATCgacacagttttgtttttcctataaaGTAATTCCTACGCAGCGTACTGTATTTGCACAAAATGCATTAGGTACTATGGGAATGAAAAGCAAAGCCGTTTCTAACACCATTAACAACTCTGAGGCTGCAAGCCAAAAGGATATGGTCTGTGAAG AGTCTGGTAATAAAGGCACACCAGGACCTAAGAATGCTGAGGAGGCAACAAAAATTTTGGCAGAAAAACGACGCCTTGCTcgtgagcaaaaagaaaaagaagaaagactacAAAAAGAGATGGAACAAAG gaaaatgaaagatgTAGCAAAGAAAGTGGATGAAGGTCAAGAAGACGAGTTTTCAGAATTTGGAGATGGACAACAACCAAAGGagatgaagaagagagagagtCAGGAGCAAGAAGACCAAAAAGTAGAACTCCAG AAAAGTGATGCCAAAATAAAAGCTCAGGAGGAGGCTGACAAACGCAAGAAGGAGCATGAGAGGATTATGTTACAGAATCTGcaggagagattagaaagaaaaaag agaattgAGGAAATTATGAAGCGGACGAGAAAGCCAGATTCGAATGCCTCAAAG GCTACAGAAACACTGAGCAGTGATGCATATGAAGAGGATGAGGCAGATGATGAGGACGAGTCAGAAAGTGACAGTGATTCCTTTGATGACGTGCATCCATCAG ctACTATAAATGGCATGGATTCATccccaaaaccaaaaacacaTGTTAAAAATGTGAAGAACACTAGCAAGTTTTTAGATGTGACTTCTAGCCACATCCATAAAGagacaaaagcatttttaaatactGACATGAAAACCTTCAGACAAAAAGGAGTGAAAGACCCATTGAATCAGACAAAGAGTACCAG ATCCTCCACCAAAAGACCAACCAACCGAGCAGCAAAAACTGGAAAGGCGGAAACCAGCAGCACCATGCGGCCTTCCAGGAGTTCACATTCAGAGGTTCAGAAGTGGGTGTGTGACCGAATCATCAACTTCTCAAGAGAGACAGAACCACCTGTGTCCAGTTTCCCTCCTAAGAGCCCAAAACTCCAGCTGAGAGGCTCCGTGACATCCTGCCTGAGTCACCAGCCACCTATagacaacaaaaacagaagcaaatctGTGCCAGCTCCATCAG ATATGTAA
- the MAP7D3 gene encoding MAP7 domain-containing protein 3 isoform X4, with protein sequence MAERAGGGTSLRGLRERMVAAANAIAEERRSQGSFSSLPSQPSNIKSPFKPVIDGSVLKNDIKQRLAKERREEKKRQDDANKETQLLEKERKSKIVYEKQMEEKQRKLREQKEKDEQRRISAEKKRNEMLEEEREKFKAVLHRTLERSSRVDRQKRWSWAGYTTVNSQNKTVNKHSTSTEKLEQGTCGLHRQMSSTGLQNSVAKKTPEKRRSSSLNRRCSRLHSSTETEQVEEKRPGIHSVIQYVNIPLLRQSSDELKSTIVPRQSTAVMPFQEKVEIPSKTSVGVAPKASVEVPPEVSVEALTKASLDESPQVNVEAPPEVSVEAFPEESMKKHPKVSVETFLEASMKEHPGVNVEALAEESMKEHPKVRVDALLEVSMKEHPAVSVEALPEESMKEHPEVSVEALVEASMKEHPAVNVEALAEASMKEHPKVSVDSLPEVSTEEHPKVSVEALPEVNMEGPCANVETSPETSEDLSLEAHVGPSPEVSMDSSPDVSVNPSPEVSMDSSQEVSTEASSEASVDISPEASMVTLPEESVETSPEESVEAFSAASMDALPEGSVEVLPKETTKGPSEASVEAPLETSPEVTVEISSKKSEMDEQPSNPITKKRIPPSQIPCYRWSSSPTRRWRPPSPISASRQIQKNCPPSPSPGTSKQSTQFCFSYKVIPTQRTVFAQNALGTMGMKSKAVSNTINNSEAASQKDMVCEESGNKGTPGPKNAEEATKILAEKRRLAREQKEKEERLQKEMEQRKMKDVAKKVDEGQEDEFSEFGDGQQPKEMKKRESQEQEDQKVELQKSDAKIKAQEEADKRKKEHERIMLQNLQERLERKKEN encoded by the exons ATGGCGGAGCGCGCCGGCGGCGGCACATCCTTGAGGGGACTGCGCGAACGGATGG ttgctgctgctaatgCCATTGCTGAAGAAAGACGAAGTCAAGGAAGCTTTAGTTCTCTTCCGTCCCAGCCTTCAAATATAAAATCACCATTTAAGCCAG taatagaTGGCTCTGTGCttaaaaatgacataaaacaaAGATTAGCAAAGGAgcggagagaagagaaaaaaagacaagatgatg CTAATAAAGAGACACAGctacttgaaaaagaaagaaagtctaaGATTGTATATGAAAAACAGATGGAAGAAAAACAGCGAAAGCTGagggaacagaaagaaaaggatgaaCAACGGAGAATATctgcagaaaaaaagagaaacgaAATGTTAGAGGAAGAACGg gaaaaattcAAAGCCGTCCTTCATCGTACACTGGAAAGGAGCAGCCGCGTTGACCGTCAAAAAAGATGGTCATGGGCAGGCTATACAACAGTAAATTCCCAAAATAAGACCG TCAACAAACATTCTACATCTACTGAAAAGCTTGAGCAGGGGACTTGTGGATTACATAGACAAATGTCATCTACTGGTCTTCAAAATTCTGTTGCCAAGA AAACACCAGAAAAGAGACGAAGTTCATCTTTGAATAGAAGATGTAGCAGACTGCATTCATCTACAGAAACAGAACAAGTAGAAGAAAAACGACCTG GCATCCACAGTGTAATCCAGTATGTAAACATCCCCCTGCTTAGGCAGAGCAGTGATGAATTGAAGAGTACCATAGTGCCTCGCCAGTCAACAGCGGTGATGCCTTTCCAGGAGAAGGTAGAAATACCTTCCAAGACTAGTGTGGGAGTGGCCCCCAAGGCAAGTGTGGAAGTGCCCCCTGAGGTGAGCGTTGAAGCACTCACCAAGGCAAGCTTGGATGAATCCCCCCAGGTGAACGTGGAAGCACCCCCTGAAGTGAGTGTGGAAGCGTTCCCAGAGGAGAGCATGAAAAAACACCCCAAGGTGAGTGTGGAAACATTCCTGGAGGCAAGCATGAAAGAACACCCTGGAGTGAATGTGGAAGCACTCGCAGAGGAGAGCATGAAAGAACACCCTAAGGTGAGAGTGGATGCACTCCTAGAGGTGAGCATGAAAGAACACCCTGCAGTGAGTGTGGAAGCACTCCCAGAGGAGAGCATGAAAGAACACCCTGAGGTGAGCGTGGAAGCACTCGTGGAGGCGAGCATGAAAGAACACCCTGCAGTGAATGTGGAAGCACTCGCGGAGGCGAGCATGAAAGAACACCCTAAGGTGAGCGTGGATTCACTCCCAGAGGTAAGCACAGAAGAACACCCCAAGGTGAGTGTGGAAGCACTACCAGAAGTGAACATGGAAGGACCCTGTGCAAATGTGGAAACATCACCTGAGACCAGTGAGGACCTATCCCTTGAAGCGCATGTGGGTCCATCCCCGGAGGTGAGCATGGACTCATCCCCAGATGTGAGTGTGAACCCATCTCCTGAAGTGAGCATGGACTCGTCCCAGGAGGTGAGCACGGAAGCATCATCTGAAGCTAGTGTGGACATATCTCCCGAGGCGAGCATGGTAACACTCCCCGAGGAGAGTGTGGAAACATCCCCTGAGGAGAGTGTAGAAGCGTTCTCAGCGGCAAGCATGGATGCACTCCCAGAGGGGAGTGTGGAGGTGCTCCCCAAGGAGACCACGAAAGGGCCTTCTGAGGCAAGTGTGGAGGCACCCCTGGAGACCTCCCCTGAGGTGACCGTGGAAATATCTTCCAAG AAATCAGAAATGGACGAACAGCCCTCAAACCCTATTACCAAGAAGCGCATACCACCATCGCAGATACCGTGTTATAGATGGTCATCATCTCCTACAAGAAGGTGGCGTCCACCATCTCCCATCAGTGCTAG TAGGCAAATTCAAAAGAATTGCCCCCCGTCACCTTCACCCGGCACGTCAAAACAATCgacacagttttgtttttcctataaaGTAATTCCTACGCAGCGTACTGTATTTGCACAAAATGCATTAGGTACTATGGGAATGAAAAGCAAAGCCGTTTCTAACACCATTAACAACTCTGAGGCTGCAAGCCAAAAGGATATGGTCTGTGAAG AGTCTGGTAATAAAGGCACACCAGGACCTAAGAATGCTGAGGAGGCAACAAAAATTTTGGCAGAAAAACGACGCCTTGCTcgtgagcaaaaagaaaaagaagaaagactacAAAAAGAGATGGAACAAAG gaaaatgaaagatgTAGCAAAGAAAGTGGATGAAGGTCAAGAAGACGAGTTTTCAGAATTTGGAGATGGACAACAACCAAAGGagatgaagaagagagagagtCAGGAGCAAGAAGACCAAAAAGTAGAACTCCAG AAAAGTGATGCCAAAATAAAAGCTCAGGAGGAGGCTGACAAACGCAAGAAGGAGCATGAGAGGATTATGTTACAGAATCTGcaggagagattagaaagaaaaaa agagaattgA
- the MAP7D3 gene encoding MAP7 domain-containing protein 3 isoform X2 — translation MAERAGGGTSLRGLRERMVAAANAIAEERRSQGSFSSLPSQPSNIKSPFKPVIDGSVLKNDIKQRLAKERREEKKRQDDANKETQLLEKERKSKIVYEKQMEEKQRKLREQKEKDEQRRISAEKKRNEMLEEEREKFKAVLHRTLERSSRVDRQKRWSWAGYTTVNSQNKTVNKHSTSTEKLEQGTCGLHRQMSSTGLQNSVAKKTPEKRRSSSLNRRCSRLHSSTETEQVEEKRPGIHSVIQYVNIPLLRQSSDELKSTIVPRQSTAVMPFQEKVNVEAPPEVSVEAFPEESMKKHPKVSVETFLEASMKEHPGVNVEALAEESMKEHPKVRVDALLEVSMKEHPAVSVEALPEESMKEHPEVSVEALVEASMKEHPAVNVEALAEASMKEHPKVSVDSLPEVSTEEHPKVSVEALPEVNMEGPCANVETSPETSEDLSLEAHVGPSPEVSMDSSPDVSVNPSPEVSMDSSQEVSTEASSEASVDISPEASMVTLPEESVETSPEESVEAFSAASMDALPEGSVEVLPKETTKGPSEASVEAPLETSPEVTVEISSKKSEMDEQPSNPITKKRIPPSQIPCYRWSSSPTRRWRPPSPISASRQIQKNCPPSPSPGTSKQSTQFCFSYKVIPTQRTVFAQNALGTMGMKSKAVSNTINNSEAASQKDMVCEESGNKGTPGPKNAEEATKILAEKRRLAREQKEKEERLQKEMEQRKMKDVAKKVDEGQEDEFSEFGDGQQPKEMKKRESQEQEDQKVELQKSDAKIKAQEEADKRKKEHERIMLQNLQERLERKKRIEEIMKRTRKPDSNASKATETLSSDAYEEDEADDEDESESDSDSFDDVHPSATINGMDSSPKPKTHVKNVKNTSKFLDVTSSHIHKETKAFLNTDMKTFRQKGVKDPLNQTKSTRSSTKRPTNRAAKTGKAETSSTMRPSRSSHSEVQKWVCDRIINFSRETEPPVSSFPPKSPKLQLRGSVTSCLSHQPPIDNKNRSKSVPAPSDM, via the exons ATGGCGGAGCGCGCCGGCGGCGGCACATCCTTGAGGGGACTGCGCGAACGGATGG ttgctgctgctaatgCCATTGCTGAAGAAAGACGAAGTCAAGGAAGCTTTAGTTCTCTTCCGTCCCAGCCTTCAAATATAAAATCACCATTTAAGCCAG taatagaTGGCTCTGTGCttaaaaatgacataaaacaaAGATTAGCAAAGGAgcggagagaagagaaaaaaagacaagatgatg CTAATAAAGAGACACAGctacttgaaaaagaaagaaagtctaaGATTGTATATGAAAAACAGATGGAAGAAAAACAGCGAAAGCTGagggaacagaaagaaaaggatgaaCAACGGAGAATATctgcagaaaaaaagagaaacgaAATGTTAGAGGAAGAACGg gaaaaattcAAAGCCGTCCTTCATCGTACACTGGAAAGGAGCAGCCGCGTTGACCGTCAAAAAAGATGGTCATGGGCAGGCTATACAACAGTAAATTCCCAAAATAAGACCG TCAACAAACATTCTACATCTACTGAAAAGCTTGAGCAGGGGACTTGTGGATTACATAGACAAATGTCATCTACTGGTCTTCAAAATTCTGTTGCCAAGA AAACACCAGAAAAGAGACGAAGTTCATCTTTGAATAGAAGATGTAGCAGACTGCATTCATCTACAGAAACAGAACAAGTAGAAGAAAAACGACCTG GCATCCACAGTGTAATCCAGTATGTAAACATCCCCCTGCTTAGGCAGAGCAGTGATGAATTGAAGAGTACCATAGTGCCTCGCCAGTCAACAGCGGTGATGCCTTTCCAGGAGAAG GTGAACGTGGAAGCACCCCCTGAAGTGAGTGTGGAAGCGTTCCCAGAGGAGAGCATGAAAAAACACCCCAAGGTGAGTGTGGAAACATTCCTGGAGGCAAGCATGAAAGAACACCCTGGAGTGAATGTGGAAGCACTCGCAGAGGAGAGCATGAAAGAACACCCTAAGGTGAGAGTGGATGCACTCCTAGAGGTGAGCATGAAAGAACACCCTGCAGTGAGTGTGGAAGCACTCCCAGAGGAGAGCATGAAAGAACACCCTGAGGTGAGCGTGGAAGCACTCGTGGAGGCGAGCATGAAAGAACACCCTGCAGTGAATGTGGAAGCACTCGCGGAGGCGAGCATGAAAGAACACCCTAAGGTGAGCGTGGATTCACTCCCAGAGGTAAGCACAGAAGAACACCCCAAGGTGAGTGTGGAAGCACTACCAGAAGTGAACATGGAAGGACCCTGTGCAAATGTGGAAACATCACCTGAGACCAGTGAGGACCTATCCCTTGAAGCGCATGTGGGTCCATCCCCGGAGGTGAGCATGGACTCATCCCCAGATGTGAGTGTGAACCCATCTCCTGAAGTGAGCATGGACTCGTCCCAGGAGGTGAGCACGGAAGCATCATCTGAAGCTAGTGTGGACATATCTCCCGAGGCGAGCATGGTAACACTCCCCGAGGAGAGTGTGGAAACATCCCCTGAGGAGAGTGTAGAAGCGTTCTCAGCGGCAAGCATGGATGCACTCCCAGAGGGGAGTGTGGAGGTGCTCCCCAAGGAGACCACGAAAGGGCCTTCTGAGGCAAGTGTGGAGGCACCCCTGGAGACCTCCCCTGAGGTGACCGTGGAAATATCTTCCAAG AAATCAGAAATGGACGAACAGCCCTCAAACCCTATTACCAAGAAGCGCATACCACCATCGCAGATACCGTGTTATAGATGGTCATCATCTCCTACAAGAAGGTGGCGTCCACCATCTCCCATCAGTGCTAG TAGGCAAATTCAAAAGAATTGCCCCCCGTCACCTTCACCCGGCACGTCAAAACAATCgacacagttttgtttttcctataaaGTAATTCCTACGCAGCGTACTGTATTTGCACAAAATGCATTAGGTACTATGGGAATGAAAAGCAAAGCCGTTTCTAACACCATTAACAACTCTGAGGCTGCAAGCCAAAAGGATATGGTCTGTGAAG AGTCTGGTAATAAAGGCACACCAGGACCTAAGAATGCTGAGGAGGCAACAAAAATTTTGGCAGAAAAACGACGCCTTGCTcgtgagcaaaaagaaaaagaagaaagactacAAAAAGAGATGGAACAAAG gaaaatgaaagatgTAGCAAAGAAAGTGGATGAAGGTCAAGAAGACGAGTTTTCAGAATTTGGAGATGGACAACAACCAAAGGagatgaagaagagagagagtCAGGAGCAAGAAGACCAAAAAGTAGAACTCCAG AAAAGTGATGCCAAAATAAAAGCTCAGGAGGAGGCTGACAAACGCAAGAAGGAGCATGAGAGGATTATGTTACAGAATCTGcaggagagattagaaagaaaaaag agaattgAGGAAATTATGAAGCGGACGAGAAAGCCAGATTCGAATGCCTCAAAG GCTACAGAAACACTGAGCAGTGATGCATATGAAGAGGATGAGGCAGATGATGAGGACGAGTCAGAAAGTGACAGTGATTCCTTTGATGACGTGCATCCATCAG ctACTATAAATGGCATGGATTCATccccaaaaccaaaaacacaTGTTAAAAATGTGAAGAACACTAGCAAGTTTTTAGATGTGACTTCTAGCCACATCCATAAAGagacaaaagcatttttaaatactGACATGAAAACCTTCAGACAAAAAGGAGTGAAAGACCCATTGAATCAGACAAAGAGTACCAG ATCCTCCACCAAAAGACCAACCAACCGAGCAGCAAAAACTGGAAAGGCGGAAACCAGCAGCACCATGCGGCCTTCCAGGAGTTCACATTCAGAGGTTCAGAAGTGGGTGTGTGACCGAATCATCAACTTCTCAAGAGAGACAGAACCACCTGTGTCCAGTTTCCCTCCTAAGAGCCCAAAACTCCAGCTGAGAGGCTCCGTGACATCCTGCCTGAGTCACCAGCCACCTATagacaacaaaaacagaagcaaatctGTGCCAGCTCCATCAG ATATGTAA